Proteins encoded by one window of Homoserinimonas aerilata:
- a CDS encoding DUF1003 domain-containing protein produces the protein MTNQPRNWHAEHLNKRTTGQRAADVMRNVMGSWGFVGSFLLFMAVWATINSLQTAWDPYPFILLNLFLSMLAGLQGAILLIAAKRQDALSAALAQHDYDTNVAAKADIEALLAINRQQVIMIEELGTILRHIDDEAGPRTDGATKTN, from the coding sequence ATGACAAACCAACCGCGCAATTGGCACGCTGAGCATCTGAACAAGCGCACAACAGGACAGCGCGCTGCTGACGTCATGCGCAACGTCATGGGCAGCTGGGGCTTCGTGGGCTCCTTCCTGTTGTTCATGGCCGTGTGGGCCACGATCAACAGCCTGCAGACGGCATGGGATCCGTATCCGTTCATCCTGCTGAATCTGTTTCTCAGCATGCTTGCCGGACTGCAGGGGGCCATCCTTCTTATCGCTGCAAAGCGCCAAGACGCGCTCTCAGCGGCATTGGCCCAGCATGACTACGACACGAATGTCGCAGCAAAAGCAGACATCGAGGCGCTGCTGGCGATCAACAGACAGCAGGTGATCATGATCGAGGAGTTGGGGACGATCCTGCGGCATATCGACGACGAAGCAGGACCCCGCACCGACGGCGCGACGAAGACGAACTAG
- a CDS encoding cytosine permease, producing the protein MDERGDGGGREMPVGGTDRHDDDELAAALADEISRYTASIPVITPDLLPEPAEPVLPVPSEFVPSFVDDVPAAVDPEPFLAAFPSEIAAHSEMPVQQAANAFDFSASETGPASAPEWLPVPEDVPVAAAQSWLPSSPTEVTEAAEEPFHRAEPEAAPAEAPAYAFVPPPLNEPSFSPPQQHADGMTPGISSLLLAAPPPAPNTVVVPPPGSELPAKPRKRSLDDGDLATVVEKEAARTGSALGAIDELETQLQLRAEEQREFSVWERSMLAIGTPEAIDEVERARPVFTGLITVIPAGDAAAVAVASAAPPIPQDVQADGVPAESVLAPIDWSAEAPAADDAPPALVEPPEPDIAVRPSFDSAETAISDALREVPEDDLDEPVSQEIPQVAPVAAPASTQTGPAVVPAPAPVFASEEPGVEPTPLEQRNSRSVSLFWMWFAVNSSAVGIALGIGLFALGMSARQALVAALAGIALSFIPLALGTLAGRWSGQPTMIVSRAVFGIRANIVPAVLAVLTRVFWGAAMLWFIAEGAAVVLDESGLLGGFGMFRVTVVTLAIVAVPALIIAYFGHRLISRVFLVLSILSAVLTAAFIAMTWTAVDLSQVLSKVDGPWILVVSGAVLVFSFIGLAWANSGADVARYQRTSGSGAASMLWATVGMAVPSLILIGYGIMLAASQPATDAQSAFGADPFGLVAGLVPDWFALPLLAALGLSLLCGTVLAIYSGGFALQASGVALRRQASVLIAGLLTIVVALALTFAVDDFFVLIRDLATTIAVPVAAWAGLFAAELMIRNRRFDSSSLLRVGGVYPAVNWVNLGALVIASVIGYGLTTAAIAGLDWQGYLYSVAGLPLTGDVAGTDIGVLVALAIGLLTPLVSGVPAIRRQERAQG; encoded by the coding sequence ATGGATGAGCGGGGCGACGGCGGCGGGCGCGAAATGCCTGTGGGCGGCACTGACCGCCATGACGATGATGAGCTCGCTGCGGCTCTCGCCGATGAGATCTCGCGATATACCGCCTCTATCCCAGTGATCACCCCGGACCTGCTTCCTGAGCCGGCCGAACCGGTGCTCCCCGTTCCCTCCGAGTTCGTCCCGTCGTTCGTCGACGATGTGCCCGCGGCAGTAGACCCTGAACCGTTCCTCGCAGCTTTTCCCTCAGAGATCGCTGCGCATTCGGAGATGCCCGTGCAGCAGGCGGCGAACGCGTTCGACTTCTCAGCATCCGAAACCGGGCCTGCGTCGGCCCCTGAATGGCTGCCGGTTCCAGAAGACGTGCCTGTGGCTGCTGCGCAGTCCTGGCTGCCGAGTTCACCCACCGAGGTCACGGAGGCCGCAGAGGAGCCATTCCACCGGGCAGAGCCGGAGGCTGCCCCAGCGGAGGCTCCCGCCTACGCATTCGTACCGCCGCCCTTGAATGAACCCTCGTTCAGTCCTCCGCAGCAGCACGCCGACGGCATGACGCCCGGAATCAGTTCCCTTCTTCTGGCTGCGCCGCCGCCCGCGCCGAACACTGTTGTCGTGCCTCCGCCCGGATCGGAGCTTCCCGCGAAGCCTCGCAAGCGTTCCTTGGACGACGGCGACCTGGCGACGGTCGTGGAGAAGGAGGCTGCCCGAACAGGCAGCGCTCTGGGTGCGATCGACGAGCTCGAGACCCAGTTGCAGTTGCGTGCCGAGGAGCAGCGCGAGTTCTCCGTCTGGGAGCGTTCGATGCTCGCGATCGGCACGCCGGAGGCGATCGATGAGGTCGAGCGGGCTCGCCCCGTCTTTACGGGCCTCATCACGGTGATCCCTGCGGGCGATGCTGCCGCTGTCGCAGTGGCATCCGCGGCACCGCCCATCCCGCAGGACGTGCAGGCCGACGGCGTTCCTGCAGAGTCGGTGTTGGCCCCGATCGACTGGTCGGCGGAGGCGCCGGCCGCCGACGATGCTCCGCCTGCGCTCGTGGAGCCACCCGAGCCCGATATTGCGGTGAGGCCGTCGTTCGATTCGGCTGAGACGGCGATTTCGGATGCTCTCCGCGAGGTTCCCGAGGACGACCTCGACGAGCCGGTCTCGCAGGAGATCCCTCAGGTTGCTCCCGTCGCCGCCCCGGCGAGCACACAGACGGGCCCGGCGGTGGTTCCGGCTCCTGCGCCCGTGTTCGCGAGCGAGGAGCCCGGCGTCGAACCGACCCCTCTCGAGCAGCGCAACTCACGCTCCGTGAGTCTGTTCTGGATGTGGTTCGCCGTGAACTCCTCTGCGGTGGGCATCGCGCTCGGCATCGGTCTTTTCGCGCTCGGCATGAGCGCCCGGCAGGCGCTCGTCGCGGCTCTCGCCGGTATCGCCCTGTCCTTCATCCCGCTTGCCCTCGGAACGCTCGCCGGTCGCTGGAGCGGCCAGCCCACCATGATCGTGTCGCGCGCCGTCTTCGGCATTCGGGCCAATATCGTGCCAGCGGTGCTCGCGGTGCTCACCAGGGTCTTCTGGGGTGCGGCGATGCTCTGGTTCATCGCGGAGGGTGCGGCGGTCGTGCTCGACGAGTCGGGGCTTCTGGGCGGGTTTGGGATGTTCCGCGTGACGGTCGTCACGCTGGCGATCGTCGCCGTGCCCGCGCTGATCATCGCCTATTTCGGGCATCGGCTCATCTCGCGGGTGTTCCTCGTGTTGAGCATCCTGAGCGCGGTGCTCACGGCAGCTTTCATCGCGATGACCTGGACGGCCGTCGACCTGTCGCAGGTGCTGTCCAAGGTGGACGGCCCCTGGATCCTTGTCGTCTCCGGTGCCGTGCTGGTGTTCAGCTTCATCGGCCTCGCCTGGGCGAACAGTGGTGCCGACGTCGCCCGCTACCAGCGCACATCCGGTTCCGGAGCAGCCTCCATGCTGTGGGCGACCGTGGGCATGGCGGTGCCGAGCCTCATACTGATCGGCTACGGCATCATGCTCGCGGCATCCCAGCCGGCAACGGATGCCCAGAGCGCGTTCGGCGCGGATCCCTTTGGTCTCGTCGCAGGCCTCGTGCCCGACTGGTTTGCTCTACCGCTGCTCGCCGCGCTCGGCCTCAGCCTGCTCTGCGGAACCGTGCTCGCGATCTATTCCGGCGGCTTCGCCCTGCAGGCGAGCGGGGTCGCCCTGCGCAGGCAGGCATCCGTTCTCATCGCCGGGCTGCTCACGATCGTGGTGGCCCTCGCGCTCACCTTCGCCGTCGATGACTTCTTCGTGCTCATCCGTGATCTGGCCACGACCATTGCGGTGCCTGTCGCCGCGTGGGCCGGTCTCTTCGCTGCCGAGTTGATGATCCGCAACCGCAGGTTCGACAGCTCGTCGTTGCTTCGCGTCGGCGGCGTTTATCCGGCCGTCAACTGGGTGAACCTGGGCGCACTCGTCATCGCATCGGTGATCGGCTACGGGCTCACCACAGCAGCCATCGCGGGCCTCGACTGGCAGGGTTACCTGTACTCCGTTGCAGGGCTTCCGCTGACCGGTGACGTGGCCGGCACAGACATCGGCGTGCTCGTCGCGTTGGCGATCGGCCTGCTCACGCCGCTCGTCTCCGGTGTGCCCGCGATCCGTCGGCAGGAGCGGGCGCAGGGCTGA
- a CDS encoding Nif3-like dinuclear metal center hexameric protein translates to MPATVAEINAVIEGLWPLSGVEEWDAPGLLVGDPAAVVQSIHLAVDAVADTVDEALQLGAGLLLVHHPLLLRGVTSVAEDRYKGALISRLIRGGCALVAAHTNADVVETGTSAVIAQELQLLDTHPIVPGTDPDRGLGRVGRLAEPMTLGRLARALADILPPTASGVRVAGDYERPVETIALCGGAGDSLLSNPAVLSADVYVTSDLRHHPASEARENARLFGGPALIDVSHWASEWLWLETAAAELRERLPGVDVTVSELRTDPWDFAIVQ, encoded by the coding sequence GTGCCAGCAACAGTCGCCGAGATCAACGCCGTAATCGAAGGCCTGTGGCCGCTCTCGGGTGTCGAGGAGTGGGATGCGCCCGGCCTTCTGGTCGGTGATCCCGCCGCCGTGGTCCAGTCGATTCATCTTGCCGTGGATGCCGTCGCAGACACCGTCGACGAGGCGCTTCAGCTCGGTGCCGGTCTGCTGCTGGTCCATCATCCGCTGCTGCTCAGGGGCGTCACATCCGTCGCAGAGGACCGTTACAAGGGCGCTCTGATCTCCCGGCTCATCCGTGGCGGATGCGCTCTCGTCGCTGCTCACACGAACGCCGACGTCGTCGAGACCGGCACATCTGCGGTCATCGCACAGGAGCTCCAACTGCTCGACACACATCCGATCGTTCCGGGCACCGACCCTGATCGCGGGCTCGGTCGTGTCGGCAGGCTCGCCGAGCCGATGACTCTCGGCCGTCTCGCCAGGGCGCTGGCTGACATCCTCCCGCCGACCGCTTCCGGCGTGCGCGTGGCTGGTGACTACGAGCGCCCCGTCGAGACGATCGCGCTGTGCGGGGGAGCGGGTGACTCTCTTCTCAGCAACCCCGCGGTGCTGTCTGCGGATGTCTATGTGACCTCTGATCTGCGACACCACCCGGCATCCGAGGCGAGGGAGAACGCCCGTCTCTTCGGCGGGCCGGCGCTGATCGACGTCTCCCATTGGGCGAGTGAGTGGCTCTGGCTCGAGACGGCCGCGGCGGAGCTGCGAGAGAGGCTGCCGGGCGTCGACGTCACGGTGAGCGAGCTCCGCACCGACCCGTGGGACTTCGCGATCGTGCAGTAG
- a CDS encoding zinc ribbon domain-containing protein, whose product MALTASPDSQELLLELQAADTRIQQLDHQARSIPQLSQLAALSKERETVRVQLLGENGAVEDARLEISRVESDVAVVEARMARDSERLATSSSTKDVAALEQELEALRRRRDELEEIELGVMERLEQLEATSAITQERNAALLAAIAETEDDRDTALSSIDLERSNAAANRDEIAAKIPEGLLALYERQRARYGTGASLLRGGVSSASGVRLNESDMASIRAAAPDAVVLCPDSQAILVRTAESGL is encoded by the coding sequence ATGGCATTGACGGCCAGCCCCGATTCCCAGGAACTGCTCCTCGAACTGCAGGCCGCCGACACGCGTATCCAGCAGCTCGACCACCAGGCGCGCAGCATCCCGCAGCTGTCCCAGTTGGCGGCGCTCTCGAAGGAGCGCGAAACAGTGCGGGTGCAGTTGCTCGGCGAGAACGGCGCCGTCGAGGACGCACGGCTCGAGATCTCCCGCGTCGAGTCGGATGTCGCTGTCGTCGAGGCCCGTATGGCGCGTGACTCGGAGCGGCTCGCGACGTCATCATCGACCAAGGATGTGGCCGCCCTCGAGCAGGAGCTCGAAGCGCTGCGCCGGCGACGTGACGAGTTGGAGGAGATCGAGCTCGGCGTCATGGAGCGCCTTGAGCAGCTCGAAGCGACATCGGCGATCACGCAGGAGCGCAACGCGGCACTCCTTGCGGCCATCGCCGAGACCGAGGATGACCGCGACACCGCCCTTTCCTCGATCGATCTTGAGCGCTCCAACGCGGCGGCGAACCGCGACGAGATCGCTGCAAAGATCCCCGAGGGGCTCCTCGCCCTCTACGAACGTCAGCGGGCGCGTTATGGCACCGGGGCTTCGCTCCTGCGTGGCGGGGTGTCGAGCGCGAGCGGCGTGAGGCTCAACGAGAGCGACATGGCATCCATTCGGGCTGCGGCCCCGGATGCTGTCGTGCTCTGCCCCGACAGTCAGGCCATCCTCGTCCGCACGGCGGAGTCCGGGCTCTGA
- the ppgK gene encoding polyphosphate--glucose phosphotransferase, whose product MSTTAVGIDIGGTGIKGAVVDLASGELVSERSKVATPEGGRPEDIVAAVKDMVDELGVDERDAPIGVCFPAVIAGGRTLSAANVSDEWIGLKAEKLFERALDRDIHFVNDADAAGFAEVQYGAAHNSDGHVIVTTLGTGIGTAFIYDGVLIPNVELGHLEINGVDWETKASNAAREREELSWEQWAARLQKFYSRLETYFHPELFIVGGGVSKSHEEFLPLLDLKTRIVPAKLRNNAGILGAAALASPEHARRGKHRSK is encoded by the coding sequence ATGAGCACAACAGCAGTCGGCATCGACATCGGCGGCACCGGGATCAAGGGAGCCGTGGTCGATCTGGCCTCCGGCGAACTGGTCAGCGAGCGATCCAAGGTCGCCACGCCTGAGGGCGGACGGCCAGAAGACATCGTCGCCGCGGTGAAGGACATGGTCGACGAGCTCGGCGTAGACGAGCGTGACGCCCCCATCGGCGTCTGCTTTCCTGCCGTCATCGCAGGCGGCCGCACGCTCTCGGCGGCGAACGTCTCCGACGAATGGATCGGACTGAAGGCAGAGAAGCTCTTCGAGCGGGCCCTCGACCGTGACATCCACTTCGTCAATGACGCGGATGCCGCCGGCTTCGCAGAGGTGCAGTACGGTGCTGCACACAACAGCGACGGGCATGTGATCGTCACCACGCTGGGCACCGGAATCGGTACCGCCTTCATCTACGACGGCGTGCTGATCCCCAATGTGGAACTCGGCCATCTCGAGATCAACGGCGTCGACTGGGAGACCAAGGCCTCGAATGCGGCGCGGGAGCGAGAGGAACTCTCCTGGGAACAGTGGGCGGCACGCCTGCAGAAGTTCTACTCCCGGCTCGAGACCTATTTCCATCCCGAACTCTTCATCGTGGGTGGCGGGGTCTCGAAGAGCCACGAGGAGTTCCTGCCGCTGCTCGACCTGAAGACGCGGATCGTGCCGGCCAAGCTTCGCAACAATGCCGGCATCCTCGGCGCGGCAGCGCTCGCGTCGCCGGAACACGCCAGGCGAGGCAAGCACCGTTCGAAATAG
- the map gene encoding type I methionyl aminopeptidase, with protein sequence MPKDSNGHLIPGTITGDRQVPVSIPRPEYVGKKAPARFTGSDVYPPEKVELIRAAGRIAADAIQKVGEAIRPGVTTDELDRVGHEYVIAHDAYPSTLGYCGFPKSLCSSVNEVICHGIPDDTVLEDGDIINIDITAFKAGVHGDTNFTFVVGEARDEVTDLVARTAEALARGIKAVAPGREVNVIGRAIEAYAKRFGYGVVRDFTGHGVGEAFHSGLIVPHYDSAPQFDTVMEPGMVFTIEPMLTLGTHEWDMWDDDWTVTTKDRSLTAQFEHTLVVTERGAEILTLPTAS encoded by the coding sequence ATGCCCAAGGATTCGAACGGTCACCTCATTCCCGGAACCATCACAGGCGACAGGCAGGTACCCGTCTCCATCCCCCGTCCGGAGTATGTGGGCAAGAAGGCTCCGGCCCGCTTCACCGGTTCGGATGTCTACCCGCCGGAGAAGGTGGAGCTCATCCGGGCCGCCGGTCGGATCGCGGCGGACGCCATCCAGAAGGTGGGCGAAGCCATCCGCCCGGGTGTCACCACCGACGAACTCGACCGGGTCGGGCACGAGTATGTGATCGCGCACGACGCCTACCCCTCGACCCTCGGCTACTGCGGCTTTCCGAAGTCCCTGTGCAGCTCGGTGAACGAGGTCATCTGCCACGGCATCCCCGATGACACGGTTCTCGAGGACGGCGACATCATCAATATCGACATCACCGCATTCAAGGCAGGCGTGCACGGCGACACCAACTTCACCTTCGTCGTCGGCGAGGCCCGCGATGAGGTCACCGATCTGGTCGCCCGCACGGCCGAGGCCCTCGCTCGAGGAATCAAGGCTGTCGCCCCGGGGCGTGAGGTCAATGTGATCGGACGTGCCATCGAGGCCTATGCGAAGCGCTTCGGATACGGCGTGGTCCGCGACTTCACCGGGCACGGTGTCGGCGAGGCCTTCCACTCCGGGTTGATCGTCCCCCACTACGACTCGGCACCACAGTTCGACACCGTCATGGAGCCAGGCATGGTGTTCACCATCGAGCCGATGCTCACCCTCGGAACCCACGAGTGGGACATGTGGGATGACGACTGGACGGTGACGACCAAGGACAGGAGCCTGACCGCGCAGTTCGAACACACGCTCGTCGTCACAGAACGCGGCGCGGAGATCCTCACGCTGCCCACAGCATCCTGA
- a CDS encoding SPOR domain-containing protein yields the protein MTEWWYNTRTSEVEEGMVSPAIDRAGPFASREEAEQAPRLIEERSRRWAEEDSRDGD from the coding sequence ATGACCGAATGGTGGTACAACACCAGGACCAGCGAGGTCGAGGAGGGCATGGTTTCGCCCGCGATCGACAGAGCCGGGCCCTTCGCGAGTCGTGAAGAGGCCGAGCAGGCGCCCCGCCTCATCGAGGAGCGTTCCCGCCGGTGGGCGGAGGAGGATTCTCGGGACGGCGACTGA
- the gdhA gene encoding NADP-specific glutamate dehydrogenase has translation MHSVLSPALVGIYERAVSRSSGEVEFHQALLEVLESISPVVERHPEYIESGVVEVLVEPERQIMFRVPWVDDNGTVQVNRGFRVQYNSALGPYKGGLRFHPSVNLSIMKFLGFEQIFKNALTGQGIGGAKGGSDFDPHGRSDGEIMRFCQSFMSELYRHLGEHTDVPAGDIGVGGREIGYLFGQYRRLTNRHESGMFTGKGVLWGGAQVRTEATGYGAVFFMQEMLNTRGEAIDGKTAIVSGSGNVAIYAIEKIAQLGGRAITASDSSGYVVDEAGIDVELLKQVKEVERGRISDYVDRRPGARLVTNGRVWDVPGQLAFPSATQNELLIGDAQRLVANGVLGVAEGANMPTTPDAVELFQDAGVLFGPGKAANAGGVATSALEMSQNASRQRWDFGTSEGRLHSIMKDVHRSAYEAAEHYGRPGDYVVGANASGFRRVADAMIAQGLI, from the coding sequence ATGCATTCCGTGTTGTCCCCTGCCCTTGTCGGAATCTACGAGCGCGCGGTGTCCCGCAGCTCCGGAGAGGTCGAGTTCCACCAGGCGCTTCTCGAAGTCCTCGAATCGATCTCTCCCGTCGTGGAACGGCATCCGGAATACATCGAAAGCGGCGTCGTCGAGGTTCTCGTCGAGCCTGAGCGCCAGATCATGTTCCGCGTGCCGTGGGTCGACGACAACGGCACCGTGCAGGTGAACCGCGGCTTCCGGGTGCAGTACAACTCGGCGCTCGGCCCGTACAAGGGCGGCCTGCGGTTCCACCCCAGCGTCAACCTCAGCATCATGAAGTTCCTCGGCTTCGAGCAGATCTTCAAGAACGCCCTCACCGGTCAGGGTATCGGCGGGGCCAAGGGCGGCTCCGACTTCGATCCGCACGGTCGATCCGACGGCGAGATCATGCGCTTCTGCCAGAGCTTCATGAGCGAGCTCTACCGGCACCTGGGCGAGCACACGGATGTTCCGGCCGGCGACATCGGAGTGGGCGGACGCGAGATCGGCTACCTCTTCGGCCAGTACCGTCGCCTCACCAACCGTCACGAGTCGGGCATGTTCACCGGCAAGGGCGTGCTCTGGGGCGGAGCGCAGGTGCGCACCGAGGCAACAGGCTACGGTGCCGTCTTCTTCATGCAGGAGATGCTCAACACCCGCGGCGAGGCGATCGACGGAAAGACTGCGATCGTCTCCGGATCGGGCAACGTGGCCATCTACGCGATCGAGAAGATCGCGCAGCTCGGCGGCCGCGCGATCACCGCATCAGACTCGAGCGGCTACGTGGTCGACGAGGCAGGCATCGATGTGGAGCTCCTGAAGCAGGTCAAGGAGGTCGAACGCGGTCGCATCTCCGACTACGTCGACCGTCGCCCCGGTGCGAGGCTCGTGACGAACGGACGGGTGTGGGATGTTCCCGGCCAGCTCGCCTTCCCCTCCGCCACCCAGAACGAACTGCTCATCGGTGATGCGCAGCGTCTCGTTGCCAATGGTGTGCTCGGCGTCGCCGAGGGCGCGAACATGCCCACGACCCCGGATGCCGTCGAGCTGTTCCAGGACGCCGGGGTGCTGTTCGGCCCGGGCAAGGCGGCGAACGCCGGCGGAGTGGCGACCTCGGCCCTCGAGATGAGCCAGAACGCTTCACGCCAGCGCTGGGACTTCGGCACCAGCGAGGGCCGGCTGCACTCCATCATGAAAGATGTCCACCGTTCCGCCTACGAGGCAGCCGAGCACTACGGACGCCCGGGAGACTACGTCGTGGGTGCCAATGCGAGCGGCTTCCGTCGAGTCGCCGACGCGATGATCGCCCAGGGCCTCATCTAG
- the panB gene encoding 3-methyl-2-oxobutanoate hydroxymethyltransferase: MTYSEAAAAQANLKRVRTRHFQSAKENGIKITGLTSYDQLTAGIFDQAGIDFLLVGDSAGNNVLGYDTTLPVTIDELIPLTRAVANAVSRAFVIADLPFGSYEVGPEEALHSAFRFMKETHAHAVKLEGGVRSAEQIRRIVAAGIPVMGHIGFTPQSEHGLGGHVIQGRGDQVEQLLADARAVQDAGAFAVVLEMVPAESAALVTAELRIPTIGVGAGPHVDGQLLVWTDWAGLTAGRIPRFVRQYADLRGILGEAAAAYRADVAEGTYPGPEHSYD; this comes from the coding sequence GTGACCTACTCAGAAGCCGCAGCAGCTCAGGCGAACCTGAAGCGCGTTCGCACCCGGCATTTCCAGTCGGCCAAGGAGAACGGGATCAAGATCACCGGGCTCACCAGCTACGACCAGCTGACGGCCGGAATCTTCGATCAGGCGGGAATCGACTTCCTTCTCGTCGGTGACTCTGCGGGCAACAATGTGCTCGGATACGACACCACCCTCCCCGTCACGATCGATGAACTCATCCCACTCACGCGCGCAGTGGCGAACGCCGTCAGCCGCGCCTTCGTCATCGCGGATCTGCCGTTCGGCTCCTATGAGGTCGGCCCCGAGGAAGCACTGCATTCGGCCTTCCGATTCATGAAGGAGACGCACGCGCACGCTGTGAAGCTCGAGGGCGGCGTGCGCAGCGCGGAACAGATTCGACGGATCGTCGCCGCCGGTATCCCCGTCATGGGTCACATCGGCTTCACCCCCCAGAGCGAGCACGGGCTCGGCGGTCATGTCATCCAGGGTCGTGGCGATCAGGTCGAGCAGTTGCTCGCCGACGCGCGTGCCGTGCAGGACGCCGGAGCCTTCGCGGTCGTGCTCGAGATGGTGCCTGCCGAGTCGGCCGCGCTTGTCACCGCCGAGCTCCGGATCCCCACAATCGGCGTCGGCGCCGGCCCCCATGTCGACGGCCAACTGCTCGTCTGGACGGACTGGGCAGGACTCACGGCAGGACGCATTCCCCGCTTCGTTCGTCAATATGCCGATCTACGCGGTATTCTCGGCGAGGCTGCTGCCGCATATCGAGCGGATGTTGCCGAGGGAACCTACCCGGGCCCAGAGCACAGTTACGACTGA
- a CDS encoding glutamine synthetase family protein translates to MDKQRDFVLRTIEERGIKFIRLWFTDVVGTLKSVAIAPAEVEGAFSEGLGIDGSAIEGLTRAFEADVLAHPDPATFQILPWRGEIDPTARMFCDIMTPDGQPAVADPRNVLKRTLEKAADAGFTFYTHPEIEFYLLKDSDFGVDGPQPVDHAGYFDNVPGGTAHDFRRRSVRMLEDLGISVEFSHHEAGPGQNEIDLRYADALTTADNIMTFRTVIKEVAIEQGVYATFMPKPFSDHPGSGMHTHMSLFEGDTNAFYEAGAKYQLSKTGRHFIAGLLHHAPEITAVTNQFVNSYKRLWGGDEAPSFVTWGHNNRSALVRVPLYKPNKGQSARVEYRSIDSASNPYLSFSLMLAAGLKGIEGEYELPPEAESDVWLLSDAERRVLGYRALPASLDQAISMMEESELVAETLGEHVFNYVLLNKRQEWREYRSQVTPYELKRNLGML, encoded by the coding sequence ATGGACAAGCAGCGCGACTTCGTTCTCCGTACGATCGAGGAGCGGGGCATCAAGTTCATTCGCCTGTGGTTCACGGATGTCGTGGGCACGCTCAAGTCCGTGGCCATCGCGCCTGCCGAGGTCGAGGGTGCCTTCTCCGAGGGGCTCGGCATCGACGGCTCCGCCATTGAGGGACTCACCCGAGCCTTCGAGGCCGACGTGCTTGCGCATCCAGACCCCGCGACCTTCCAGATCCTCCCGTGGCGCGGCGAGATCGACCCGACCGCGCGGATGTTCTGCGACATCATGACCCCGGACGGGCAGCCGGCGGTGGCGGATCCTCGTAACGTGCTCAAGCGCACCCTCGAGAAGGCGGCCGACGCCGGATTCACCTTCTACACGCATCCGGAGATCGAGTTCTATCTGCTGAAGGACTCCGATTTCGGCGTCGACGGCCCCCAGCCGGTCGACCACGCCGGGTACTTCGACAACGTTCCGGGGGGCACCGCCCACGACTTCCGCCGACGTTCCGTGCGCATGCTCGAGGACCTCGGCATCTCCGTCGAGTTCAGCCACCACGAGGCGGGGCCGGGGCAGAACGAGATCGACCTTCGCTACGCCGACGCGTTGACGACCGCCGACAACATCATGACGTTCCGCACGGTCATCAAGGAGGTCGCCATCGAGCAGGGCGTCTACGCGACGTTCATGCCGAAGCCCTTCTCGGATCATCCGGGATCGGGGATGCACACCCACATGTCGCTGTTCGAGGGCGACACGAACGCGTTCTACGAGGCCGGTGCGAAGTACCAGCTCTCGAAGACGGGCCGGCACTTCATCGCGGGGCTTCTGCACCACGCTCCCGAGATCACGGCGGTCACCAACCAGTTCGTCAACTCCTACAAGCGCCTGTGGGGAGGAGACGAGGCGCCCAGCTTCGTCACCTGGGGCCACAACAACCGTTCAGCGCTCGTTCGCGTTCCGCTGTACAAGCCGAACAAGGGCCAGAGCGCTCGGGTCGAGTACCGTTCGATCGACTCTGCATCGAACCCGTATCTCTCGTTCTCGCTGATGCTCGCGGCTGGGCTCAAGGGCATCGAGGGCGAGTACGAGCTGCCACCCGAGGCAGAGTCGGATGTGTGGCTGCTCAGCGACGCAGAGCGACGCGTTCTGGGGTACCGCGCCCTGCCGGCGAGCCTCGATCAGGCGATCTCCATGATGGAGGAGTCAGAGCTCGTGGCCGAGACGCTGGGCGAGCACGTGTTCAACTACGTGCTGCTCAACAAGCGGCAGGAGTGGCGGGAGTACCGCTCGCAGGTCACTCCCTATGAGCTCAAGCGCAACCTCGGCATGCTCTAG